GAGTTTCGTCTGGTTGAACTTGAAGGCGGTGATCTGAGCGCGTTGGGTGAAACCTCAACGCTGGGTGGTGAGACATCGACCGATGTGGCTGTGGCACCCACCCTCAACCCTACGCAACCCACGGTCACTGATCAGGGTGAGCTTGCAGTCGGTGAACAAGCGGATTTTGATGCCGCTTCGCAGGCCCTGGTGGATGGAGATTTCCAGACCGCGGCCGATCTGTTTGCGCAATTCGACCAGTCCTATCCGGGCAGCCCGCTGGCGAGTCAAGCCAACCTGCGGCGCGGGCAGGCGCTGAAAGGGGTGGGCGATACACGCGAAGCGGCGCGCGCCTTTCTGGCCAGCTTCACGGGCGACTCCGAAGGGCCTCTGGCACCCGAGGCGTTGTTTGAGTTGGGCGCAGCGCTTGGACAGCTGGGCCAAACCGATCAGGCTTGCATCACTCTCGGCGAAGTTGGCGTACGGTTTCCGGCATCGGCACCAGCTGCTTCGGCCACACAAGAAATGGCAACACTGGGCTGTTCTTGACCTCTGACGCCGATACGCTTCGGGCAAATCTGCGGGCGGGTCTGCCGGATCCACCACCGCGCCGGCTGGGGGTGGCGGTATCAGGGGGCAGCGATTCGACCGCCCTGTTGCATTTGCTGGTTGATATTGCGCGACAAGAGAATATCGAGTTATTTGCAGCGACCGTTGACCACGGTCTGCGGCCTGAATCAGCGTCAGAGGCCTTGGCTGTCGCAACCCTGGCGCAGCGCTTAGGCATTCCTCATGAAACGCTGAAATGGCAGGGGTGGGATGGATCCGGAAATCTGCAGGATCAGGCGCGGCGTGCGAGATACCGGTTGCTGGTCGCGTGGGCCGAATCGAAGGGCCTAGAGGCAGTTGCGCTGGGCCACACGGAGGATGATCAGGCTGAAACGGTACTGATGCGGCTGGCCCGTGCTTCGGGCGTTTCGGGGCTTTCGGCCATGGCTGTATCGCGAAAAGAAGGTCTGGTCACATTGCTGCGCCCATTGCTGTCCACGACACGCTCCGATCTTCGGGAATATCTGACTGTGCAAGGTATTTCGTGGATTGATGATCCGTCGAATCAGGACCCTCGTTTTGACCGGATCAAAGCCCGCCAGGCACTTTCCGGATTAAATCAAATCGGGATCACGGCAGAGTCATTATCACGGGTCGCTGAAAATATGGCGCAAGCGCGTGAAGCATTGGCGCAATACGCGCAAGAATCCGCTTTACGGTGCATGACGGTGACGGATGGCGATCTTTGCATTGATCGCGAAGGTTTCGAAACTCTGCCCGAAGAAATCCGTCGTCGGCTTGTGACCGCGTCTGTTTCATGGATCGCAGGGGGAGAGTATCCGCCACGACACAAAGCGGTGGATCAAGTGTTGGATGCGATTTCGTCTGCTCAGACGGCCACCCTGGGGGGATGCATTTTAATCCCGGAAGGCAAAAAAACTTGGATTTGCAGAGAGCTAAACGCCGTCAGCAATCAGCACGCGCGCCCCTCAGAACCTTGGGACAGGCGTTGGATTATATCCGGGCCAAAAACTGAAGATGTGGAAATCCGGGCGCTTGGTGAGGATGGTATATTGCAGCTGGAAAACTGGCGCTCTGTGGGCAAACCTCGCGCTGCAGTGTTGTCGACGCCCTCGGTCTGGGCCGAAGGCACTCTATTGGCTGCACCCCTGGTCGGTTTTGCAAACGAATGGCGGGCTGAACTACTTCCAGAAAGGTCCGACTTTGATGCGGTGATTTTATCTCATTGAACCTGCCACAATCCTCTCTATTTTAAGGAACAACCCCGGCAGGTCCCCACCTGCCGAAACCTTTCGGGAGATTTTCCTTGGGCAACGCTCGCAACATCGCCTTCTGGGTCGTTCTGTTTCTGCTGATCCTGGCACTGTTCAACCTGTTCAGTGGACCCAGCGGGTCGCTTCAGAACAATGAACGCACCTATTCCGAATTCGTCAGCGCCGTGGACGCCGGAGACGTCACCAGCGTCACGCTAGATGGCGAACAGATCCGCTATCGCACGAATGAGAATCAGGACTTTGTCACCATCAAACCCACCGATGCCGAGGTGACGAAGCTGCTGATCGACAAGAACATCCCCGTACGTGCTGAAAAACAGCAGCAATCGGGTTTCCAGTCGTTCCTGATCACGCTGCTGCCCTTCCTGCTGCTGATCGGTGTCTGGGTCTATTTCATGAACCGGATGCAAGGTGGTGGCAAAGGTGGCGCGATGGGTTTTGGCAAGTCCAAGGCCAAGATGCTGACCGAAAAGCATGGCCGGGTGACGTTCGACGACGTTGCGGGCATCGACGAGGCCAAGGAAGAGCTGGAAGAGATCGTGGAATTCCTGCGCAACCCGCAGAAATTTTCGCGTTTGGGCGGTAAGATTCCCAAAGGCGCGCTGCTGGTTGGCCCTCCGGGCACTGGTAAGACGCTGCTTGCCCGTGCGATTGCGGGCGAGGCGGGTGTGCCGTTCTTTACGATCTCGGGTTCCGATTTCGTTGAAATGTTCGTTGGTGTTGGTGCATCGCGTGTGCGTGACATGTTCGAGCAAGCCAAGAAGAACGCGCCTTGTATCGTCTTCATCGACGAAATTGACGCCGTGGGGCGCCATCGTGGTGCTGGCTATGGCGGCGGTAACGACGAACGCGAACAGACCCTCAACCAGCTGCTGGTTGAGATGGACGGTTTCGAGGCCAATGAAGGCGTGATCATTCTGGCTGCCACCAACCGGAAGGACGTTCTGGACCCCGCGCTGTTGCGTCCGGGCCGGTTTGACCGTAATGTGACCGTCGGCAACCCCGACATCAAAGGCCGCGAAAAAATTCTGGGCGTTCACGCGCGCAAGACGCCTCTGGGTCCCGATGTCGATCTGCGCATCATTGCGCGCGGCACGCCGGGCTTTTCGGGTGCTGATCTGGCGAACCTCGTGAACGAGGCCGCATTGATGGCCGCCCGCGTCGGTCGTCGCTTTGTCACCATGGAGGACTTTGAGAACGCCAAAGACAAGGTGATGATGGGGGCTGAGCGCCGTTCGATGGTGCTGACGCAGGACCAGAAGGAAAAAACCGCCTATCACGAGGCCGGCCATGCCGTTGTGGGTCTGGAACTGCCGCTGTGCGATCCGGTCTATAAGGCGACCATCATTCCGCGCGGTGGTGCGCTGGGTATGGTTGTGTCACTGCCCGAAATGGATCGTCTGAACTATCACCGCGATGAGTGTGAGCAGAAGCTGGCCATGACTATGGCAGGCAAGGCCGCCGAGGTGATTAAATACGGCGAAGATCACGTGTCGAACGGCCCTGCGGGCGATATCATGCAGGCCAGCCAGTTGGCCCGCGCCATGGTGATGCGCTGGGGCATGTCGGACAAGGTCGGCAACATCGACTATGCCGAGGCGCATGAAGGCTATCAGGGCAACACCGCCGGGTTCTCGGTATCGGCTCATACCAAAGAGCTGATCGAAGAAGAGGTAAAGCGCCTGATCCAGCAAGGCTATGAACGCGCGCACAAGATCCTGACCGACAAGAACGAGGAATGGGAGCGACTGGCGCAAGGCCTGCTTGAGTATGAGACCCTGACCGGCGAGGAGATCAAGCGCGTCATGAATGGCGAACCGCCCACCGAAAGCGATGATGAGGGTGACAGCCCCGATGAGGGCAACGCCCCCAGCGTAACTGCCATCCCGAAGACCAAGTCCAAGAAATCGCCGCCAGATGGCGGGATGGAACCAGAACCCACTGCATAATTGCAAAACCCGGAGCCAGCCTCCGGGTTTTCTCTTTTCATCAGGGCGTTGCTGGGCATTATGCCTGCTAACCTGTCATTGAAGGGGGCGCCTCATGCCATTCTTGCGTGAAACAGAATATTCAGCCGAGGTGGTATGGCTGGGCTATGTTCCAGCAGGCCAGTCTTTGCGGGCCAAGCCTGTCAACGCTTTGGATCTGAATTTTGATGGCGTTCAGGGGGAACGGCATCAGGGGCTCAATCGGGCGTCCTGTGTTCGGGTAGCGAATCTCTATCAAAAGGGCACCGAGATCCGGAATGTGCGGCAACTGTCAGTGCTGTCGGCAGAGGAATTGGGTGATATTGCGGCTGAGATGGAGTTGGCAACGCTTGATCCGTCTTACCTTGGGGCTTCGATTGTCCTAAAGGGCATTCCCGATTTCTCTCATATCCCTCCGTCGTCGCGGTTGAAGGCCGAGAGCGGGTTGACGATCACCGTGGACATGGAAAACGCCCCCTGCGTTCTTCCGGGCCGCGAGATCGAGGCGGATCACACCGGTTACGGGGCGGTATTCAAACCTGCGGCCAAAGGGCGACGCGGGATAACGGCTTGGGTCGAACGCCCGGGGGCTCTGAAACGCGGCGACAAGATGCAATTGTTTGTGCCGGATCAGCCCCTTTGGAACCCATAGGTTCAATCCGTTTCCGATTTGCGCATTACGATTTCTCGCAACGCCGTTTCGCGGCATGAAAATGTCGGAATCCTTAGCCATCAGAGTTGTGTACGTCAGTATATGTTGCGCAGCGCCGACGCCCGTGCGTCGGTTTTGCACGGAATTCAATCAGGGACCCTGCCCAATGAGCTACAAATCCGACATTGAGATTGCCCGCGAGGCGAACAAAAAGCCGATTCAGGAAATCGGCGCGAAGCTGGGTATCTCCAGCGATGATCTGCTGCCTTACGGCCATGACAAGGCCAAAGTCAGCCAGGACTTCATCAACTCGGTACAGGACCGCGAAGACGGCAAACTGATCCTGGTGACCGCGATCAACCCAACTCCCGCAGGTGAAGGCAAGACCACCACCACCGTAGGTCTGGGCGACGGCTTGAACCGCATCGGCAAGAACGCGATGATCTGTATCCGCGAAGCTTCGCTTGGCCCGAACTTCGGCATGAAGGGCGGCGCCGCAGGTGGCGGTTACGCGCAGGTTGTTCCGATGGAAGAAATGAACCTGCACTTCACAGGTGACTTCCACGCCATCACCTCGGCCCACTCGCTGCTGTCGGCGATGATCGACAACCATATCTATTGGGGTAACGAGCAGGAAATCGACACACGCCGCGTTGCATGGCGCCGCGTCGTCGACATGAATGACCGTGCTCTGCGTCAGATCACGGCGTCTCTGGGCGGCGTGTCGAATGGTTTCCCGCGTGAAGCAGGCTTTGACATCACCGTGGCGTCCGAAGTCATGGCGATCCTCTGCTTGGCAAACGACTTGAAAGATCTGGAGAAGCGTCTGGGCGACATCATTGTTGCTTACCGCCGCGACAAGACCCCGGTTTACTGCCGCGATATCAAGGCAGAAGGTGCAATGACCGTTCTGTTGAAAGACGCGATGCAGCCGAACCTGGTGCAGACGCTGGAAAACAACCCGGCTTTCGTCCACGGCGGCCCGTTTGCAAACATCGCGCACGGCTGTAACTCAGTCATCGCAACCAAAACCGCTCTGAAAGTGGCCGACTATGTTGTCACCGAAGCGGGCTTTGGTGCTGACCTCGGTGCCGAGAAGTTCATGAACATTAAGTGCCGCAAGGCGGGTATTGCTCCGTCGGCAGTGGTACTGGTTGCCACCGTGCGCGCGATGAAAATGAATGGCGGCGTGGCCAAGGCTGACTTGGGTGCGGAAAACGTTGACGCTGTGAAGTCAGGTTGTGCCAACCTGGGTCGCCACATCGAAAACGTCAAATCCTTCGGTGTTCCGGTTGTCGTCGCGATCAACCACTTCGTCACCGACACCGATGACGAAGTTCAGGCGGTCAAGGACTACTGCGGCGAGCATGGTGTTGAGGCGATCCTGTCGCGTCACTGGGAGCTGGGTTCGGATGGCTCTGCGCCTCTGGCCGAAAAAGTTGTCGAAATCGTCGAAAATGGTGCCGCGAACTTCTCACCGATCTACCCAGACGACATGCCGCTGTTCGAGAAGATCGAAACCATCGCCAAGCGTATCTATCGCGCCGACGAAGTTCTGGCCGACAACAAGATCCGCAACCAGCTGCGCGAATGGGAAGAAGCAGGCTACGGCAATCTGCCGGTCTGCATGGCGAAAACCCAGTATTCGTTCTCGACCGACCCAACCCTGCGCGGCGCGCCTACCGGACACTCGGTTCCGGTGCGTGAGGTTCGCCTTTCCGCTGGTGCCGGTTTCATCGTCGTTGTCTGCGGTGAGATCATGACCATGCCCGGTCTGCCGCGCAAACCAGCCGCCGAAACCATCTGCCTTAACGACGCAGGTGAGATCGAGGGCTTGTTCTAAGCGCTCAAATAAGACATCTCGTGGTCCGGGGATATCCCCGGGCCGCAGGAGACCAAAATGCCCACTCTGATACCTCCGCAAGACTGTCATTCGATGCAGGAATTGCGGCCTCAGATCGACAAGCTGGACCGCCAATTGATTGGATTGCTGGTAACGCGCGCAACCTATATCGACCGCGCGTCGCAGCTGAAACCCGGCGAGGGCCTGCCAGCCCGCATCCCGGAACGTGTCGAAGATGTGGTGCAGCGCGTCCGCAAGAGCTCGGATGAGTTGGGTATGGACCCCGATCTTGCCGAAAAGCTCTGGCGTATACTGATTGATTGGTCGATTGCCCGCGAAGAACGCGTGCTCGGCCCAGACTGAAGAAACGGGCGCCTAGTGCGCCCGATCCGTTTTGTGAAAGAAGGGATCAAAGAATGGTAGCGCAGGTTATCGACGGAAAGGCCTTTGCCGCCAAAGTGCGCGCGCAGGTGGCTGACCAGGTTGCAAAGCTGAAAGAAGAGAACGGCATCACCCCCGGTCTGGCGGTGGTTCTGGTGGGCGAA
The Ruegeria sp. SCSIO 43209 genome window above contains:
- the ybgF gene encoding tol-pal system protein YbgF codes for the protein MRIACLVLAAVVTVAGMAQAQDQQTLADIRQELTVLHVEIQRLKREFSTTGSPAPNLSGSSVLERVDAIEAELQRLTRQTEQLNQRVQNVVTDGTNRIGDLEFRLVELEGGDLSALGETSTLGGETSTDVAVAPTLNPTQPTVTDQGELAVGEQADFDAASQALVDGDFQTAADLFAQFDQSYPGSPLASQANLRRGQALKGVGDTREAARAFLASFTGDSEGPLAPEALFELGAALGQLGQTDQACITLGEVGVRFPASAPAASATQEMATLGCS
- the tilS gene encoding tRNA lysidine(34) synthetase TilS, giving the protein MTSDADTLRANLRAGLPDPPPRRLGVAVSGGSDSTALLHLLVDIARQENIELFAATVDHGLRPESASEALAVATLAQRLGIPHETLKWQGWDGSGNLQDQARRARYRLLVAWAESKGLEAVALGHTEDDQAETVLMRLARASGVSGLSAMAVSRKEGLVTLLRPLLSTTRSDLREYLTVQGISWIDDPSNQDPRFDRIKARQALSGLNQIGITAESLSRVAENMAQAREALAQYAQESALRCMTVTDGDLCIDREGFETLPEEIRRRLVTASVSWIAGGEYPPRHKAVDQVLDAISSAQTATLGGCILIPEGKKTWICRELNAVSNQHARPSEPWDRRWIISGPKTEDVEIRALGEDGILQLENWRSVGKPRAAVLSTPSVWAEGTLLAAPLVGFANEWRAELLPERSDFDAVILSH
- the ftsH gene encoding ATP-dependent zinc metalloprotease FtsH, giving the protein MGNARNIAFWVVLFLLILALFNLFSGPSGSLQNNERTYSEFVSAVDAGDVTSVTLDGEQIRYRTNENQDFVTIKPTDAEVTKLLIDKNIPVRAEKQQQSGFQSFLITLLPFLLLIGVWVYFMNRMQGGGKGGAMGFGKSKAKMLTEKHGRVTFDDVAGIDEAKEELEEIVEFLRNPQKFSRLGGKIPKGALLVGPPGTGKTLLARAIAGEAGVPFFTISGSDFVEMFVGVGASRVRDMFEQAKKNAPCIVFIDEIDAVGRHRGAGYGGGNDEREQTLNQLLVEMDGFEANEGVIILAATNRKDVLDPALLRPGRFDRNVTVGNPDIKGREKILGVHARKTPLGPDVDLRIIARGTPGFSGADLANLVNEAALMAARVGRRFVTMEDFENAKDKVMMGAERRSMVLTQDQKEKTAYHEAGHAVVGLELPLCDPVYKATIIPRGGALGMVVSLPEMDRLNYHRDECEQKLAMTMAGKAAEVIKYGEDHVSNGPAGDIMQASQLARAMVMRWGMSDKVGNIDYAEAHEGYQGNTAGFSVSAHTKELIEEEVKRLIQQGYERAHKILTDKNEEWERLAQGLLEYETLTGEEIKRVMNGEPPTESDDEGDSPDEGNAPSVTAIPKTKSKKSPPDGGMEPEPTA
- a CDS encoding sulfurase encodes the protein MPFLRETEYSAEVVWLGYVPAGQSLRAKPVNALDLNFDGVQGERHQGLNRASCVRVANLYQKGTEIRNVRQLSVLSAEELGDIAAEMELATLDPSYLGASIVLKGIPDFSHIPPSSRLKAESGLTITVDMENAPCVLPGREIEADHTGYGAVFKPAAKGRRGITAWVERPGALKRGDKMQLFVPDQPLWNP
- a CDS encoding formate--tetrahydrofolate ligase, which gives rise to MSYKSDIEIAREANKKPIQEIGAKLGISSDDLLPYGHDKAKVSQDFINSVQDREDGKLILVTAINPTPAGEGKTTTTVGLGDGLNRIGKNAMICIREASLGPNFGMKGGAAGGGYAQVVPMEEMNLHFTGDFHAITSAHSLLSAMIDNHIYWGNEQEIDTRRVAWRRVVDMNDRALRQITASLGGVSNGFPREAGFDITVASEVMAILCLANDLKDLEKRLGDIIVAYRRDKTPVYCRDIKAEGAMTVLLKDAMQPNLVQTLENNPAFVHGGPFANIAHGCNSVIATKTALKVADYVVTEAGFGADLGAEKFMNIKCRKAGIAPSAVVLVATVRAMKMNGGVAKADLGAENVDAVKSGCANLGRHIENVKSFGVPVVVAINHFVTDTDDEVQAVKDYCGEHGVEAILSRHWELGSDGSAPLAEKVVEIVENGAANFSPIYPDDMPLFEKIETIAKRIYRADEVLADNKIRNQLREWEEAGYGNLPVCMAKTQYSFSTDPTLRGAPTGHSVPVREVRLSAGAGFIVVVCGEIMTMPGLPRKPAAETICLNDAGEIEGLF
- a CDS encoding chorismate mutase, coding for MPTLIPPQDCHSMQELRPQIDKLDRQLIGLLVTRATYIDRASQLKPGEGLPARIPERVEDVVQRVRKSSDELGMDPDLAEKLWRILIDWSIAREERVLGPD